Proteins from one Rhodoflexus caldus genomic window:
- a CDS encoding methylmalonyl-CoA mutase family protein, whose translation MNLFSEFPMQPLSAWEAQAKKELKGADLAEKLNWQTPDGFEIESFFTDLPAPAWETYLTDSMVAATDAFGRNWRNRLLVEVADEKAANALALDMLNRNVNEIAFDIAGKAAQVNLETLLAEIMLPFCAVSWRLNANEAADFLQRYIAYAEGKGYARENLTGRLDIIGASDDLYLALADVARGSSLHIAVVATAGQTISARWATALAAAYRLLNHAPQPAALLPHMAVSHTLTNSYFAEIAGMRAFRLLFAEMAAEFVPDYSPAALHIAACTGFEINERNQKDPYWNMISNTTQAMAAVIGGCNTLEVTPHQKGIEPVDSFGQRIAINVSNILAEEAYFGKNIDPAAGAYYIEQLTEKMLEAVWSGFRKMV comes from the coding sequence ATGAACCTGTTCAGCGAATTTCCGATGCAGCCCCTTTCCGCGTGGGAAGCGCAGGCAAAGAAAGAACTCAAAGGTGCAGACCTTGCCGAAAAACTCAATTGGCAAACGCCCGACGGCTTTGAAATAGAATCTTTCTTTACCGATTTGCCCGCACCGGCTTGGGAAACCTACCTGACCGACAGTATGGTTGCCGCTACCGATGCTTTCGGCAGAAACTGGCGCAACCGCCTGCTCGTTGAGGTAGCCGACGAAAAGGCTGCCAATGCCTTGGCATTGGATATGCTGAACCGCAACGTGAACGAAATAGCGTTTGACATAGCGGGCAAAGCCGCACAAGTGAACTTGGAAACGCTGTTAGCCGAAATCATGCTGCCTTTTTGTGCGGTCAGTTGGCGGCTCAACGCCAATGAGGCAGCGGACTTTTTGCAGCGATACATTGCCTATGCCGAGGGCAAAGGCTACGCCCGCGAAAACCTCACGGGCAGATTGGACATCATCGGCGCTTCGGATGATTTGTACCTTGCCCTTGCCGATGTTGCGCGGGGCTCTTCGCTGCATATTGCCGTTGTAGCTACCGCAGGGCAAACCATTAGTGCGCGCTGGGCAACTGCTCTTGCCGCTGCCTATCGCCTGTTGAACCATGCCCCGCAGCCTGCCGCCTTGTTGCCGCACATGGCAGTCAGCCATACGCTTACGAACAGCTACTTCGCCGAAATTGCGGGGATGCGGGCTTTTCGCCTGCTCTTTGCCGAAATGGCAGCCGAATTTGTGCCCGACTACAGCCCTGCCGCGTTGCACATTGCCGCCTGCACGGGTTTTGAAATCAACGAGCGCAACCAAAAAGACCCGTATTGGAACATGATTTCCAACACCACACAAGCAATGGCGGCGGTCATTGGCGGCTGCAACACGCTGGAAGTTACCCCGCACCAAAAAGGCATTGAGCCTGTGGACAGCTTCGGGCAGCGCATCGCCATCAACGTTTCCAACATTTTGGCAGAAGAAGCCTATTTCGGCAAAAACATAGACCCCGCCGCAGGTGCCTACTACATTGAACAACTCACCGAAAAAATGCTGGAAGCCGTTTGGTCGGGTTTTCGGAAAATGGTGTAA
- a CDS encoding type II toxin-antitoxin system VapC family toxin, translating to MSKVLIDSNIIIYAATDTDDKIAEWLSDKELYVSALSYVEVLGFSKLSQEDKDFFEEFFSLVNNLPIDSTVIRQAAHIRQVNRITIADAIIAATALTHNLALATRNVKDFNKIAGLAVINPFD from the coding sequence ATGAGTAAGGTATTGATAGACAGCAATATTATCATCTATGCAGCTACTGATACCGACGATAAGATAGCCGAATGGCTGTCCGACAAAGAACTTTATGTGTCGGCGCTTTCATACGTAGAAGTGCTTGGCTTTTCTAAACTTAGCCAAGAGGATAAAGATTTTTTTGAAGAATTTTTTTCGCTGGTCAATAATCTTCCAATTGATTCAACCGTTATCAGGCAAGCGGCTCATATTAGGCAAGTGAATCGCATTACAATTGCCGATGCAATTATTGCGGCTACGGCATTGACTCATAATCTGGCACTGGCAACGCGAAATGTAAAGGATTTTAACAAAATTGCAGGGCTTGCTGTTATAAATCCGTTTGATTAA
- a CDS encoding M1 family metallopeptidase has product MYRIISLTGAWLTLFFIASSTFGQTEYWQQQADYRITAELDDRAGCIMAEATLTYYNRSPHTLDRLYFHLYANAFQPESYYHHLYQANRAPVRFGTNEAAGLGTLIDGLRVNGDSVQYVIDNTIMEVRLNRPLLSGDSLQVKIRFRTFFDDGGTMRRRQKMFRQYGVKHYNAVHWYPVVCVFDRYGWHTPQHLDKEYYAEFGNFDVQITLPQQYIVGATGLLINEAEVLPPALKKRLQLSNFKNKPLYEKPSVIVAEENGKTKTWHFSARNVHNFAFTADPTYRIGEVILRGTKIQVLAREPHAARWQEIPGLVALMMRLYSERFGAYEYPSLVVADAQDGTEYGMMAIVNGFYPGNVGLIAHELAHQWFYGMLANNETYRAYMDEGFAEFLTVWMLEQLYGSKEVPQSVKNKSVTRRLQPYNFGYARLLYPYLDAVHQGFDKPLNTHSNDFNGGIGQTGGYGLAYSKGGTMLMQLRYVLGDELFYRAIADYVQRWKFKHPYPEDFRQSVIATTGQNLNWFFDQWLETVKTTDYALTGLRKGKKSGEYRLELTRKGEMQMPLDISITLRNGEVKNFHIPNDWFQKPTEATVLPKWTGWGSVLNRRYTATVRLEVPPIRAEIDTSQTLADIDRSNNIWQRKLPPLQWEHKVKNLPYWRGWQYFWRPDPWYNNYDGFQIGARLSGDYFDGRKNWLVAFWWNTGLLQNNIPEGQRPFHRPWSAQVSINGYYLPLMPRWQQHLNAKWNAGIYRHQIGISRIIRRRDQYNPNYYLLEINQLLLYRPAETDRNYLIYPAFWRTGVANSTLNTSLTRFYQKSKSNGQAKLLLRSPFWVTPDNYGYLEAEWKHTVTGKKSDLRLRGYARFTQGSLLHFESDLYAAGANPEQLLSNRFTEAAVFSPLFFITEDSEWNRLHMAGGMNIRGFAPQSFGSLRRSFIGRHGISANAEWDFSKLIAVRSKKLKHYIQVNSYLFADGGLLYSRLNRGEWLADAGLGAYITLNLGGEYRATKPVILRCDVPFWANRPLEGRYLNLNRFILGIGRSL; this is encoded by the coding sequence ATGTATCGCATCATTTCTTTAACGGGCGCGTGGCTGACGCTCTTCTTCATCGCTTCTTCAACTTTCGGACAGACCGAATACTGGCAGCAGCAAGCCGACTACCGAATAACAGCCGAATTGGACGACCGTGCCGGCTGCATCATGGCAGAGGCAACGCTGACTTACTACAATCGTTCGCCGCACACCTTAGACAGGTTGTATTTTCACCTCTATGCGAATGCTTTCCAACCCGAATCTTACTACCATCACCTCTACCAAGCCAACCGTGCGCCCGTGCGTTTCGGCACGAACGAGGCGGCAGGTTTGGGCACACTCATAGACGGGCTGCGCGTCAACGGCGACTCTGTGCAGTACGTCATAGACAACACCATTATGGAAGTGCGCCTGAACCGACCTTTACTTTCGGGCGACTCTTTGCAGGTAAAAATCCGCTTTCGCACCTTCTTTGACGACGGGGGAACGATGCGCCGCCGACAAAAAATGTTTCGCCAATACGGCGTGAAACACTACAACGCCGTGCATTGGTATCCCGTTGTGTGCGTTTTTGACCGCTATGGCTGGCATACGCCGCAACATTTGGACAAAGAATACTACGCCGAGTTTGGCAATTTTGACGTGCAAATTACCCTGCCGCAACAGTATATCGTCGGGGCGACGGGTTTGTTGATAAACGAAGCCGAAGTGCTGCCGCCTGCCCTCAAAAAGCGACTGCAATTGAGCAATTTCAAGAACAAGCCGCTTTATGAAAAGCCTTCCGTTATTGTTGCCGAAGAAAACGGAAAAACCAAAACGTGGCATTTTTCGGCGCGGAACGTGCATAATTTCGCCTTCACTGCCGACCCGACCTACCGCATCGGCGAGGTGATACTGCGCGGCACGAAAATTCAGGTGCTGGCACGCGAACCTCATGCCGCCCGCTGGCAGGAAATCCCCGGGCTTGTAGCACTGATGATGCGCCTGTACAGCGAACGCTTCGGCGCGTATGAATACCCTTCCTTAGTGGTTGCCGATGCGCAAGACGGCACCGAGTATGGCATGATGGCAATTGTCAACGGCTTTTATCCGGGCAATGTCGGGTTGATTGCGCACGAGTTGGCGCACCAATGGTTCTACGGGATGCTTGCCAACAACGAAACCTACCGCGCCTATATGGACGAAGGTTTCGCCGAATTTCTGACGGTTTGGATGTTGGAACAACTCTACGGCAGCAAAGAAGTGCCGCAGAGTGTGAAAAACAAATCCGTTACGCGCCGTTTGCAGCCCTACAACTTCGGCTATGCGCGGCTGCTGTATCCGTATTTGGATGCCGTTCATCAGGGTTTTGACAAGCCGCTGAACACTCATTCCAACGATTTCAACGGCGGCATCGGGCAAACGGGCGGCTACGGGCTTGCCTATTCCAAAGGCGGTACGATGCTCATGCAGTTGCGCTATGTGCTGGGCGATGAACTTTTCTACCGCGCCATTGCCGACTATGTGCAGCGTTGGAAGTTCAAACATCCCTATCCCGAAGATTTCCGCCAAAGCGTCATTGCCACCACGGGGCAAAACCTCAACTGGTTTTTTGACCAATGGTTGGAAACCGTCAAAACTACCGATTACGCCCTTACGGGCTTGCGCAAAGGCAAAAAATCGGGCGAATACCGCTTGGAACTCACCCGAAAAGGCGAGATGCAAATGCCTTTGGACATCAGCATCACCCTGCGCAACGGCGAAGTAAAAAATTTTCACATTCCCAACGATTGGTTTCAAAAACCGACCGAGGCAACCGTTTTGCCCAAATGGACGGGCTGGGGCAGCGTATTGAACCGTCGCTATACCGCCACCGTTCGGTTAGAAGTACCGCCGATTCGCGCCGAGATAGACACTTCGCAAACCCTTGCCGATATTGACCGCAGCAACAACATTTGGCAGCGCAAACTGCCCCCCCTTCAATGGGAACACAAGGTGAAAAACCTGCCCTATTGGCGCGGTTGGCAATATTTCTGGCGCCCCGACCCTTGGTACAACAACTACGACGGCTTTCAGATAGGCGCACGGCTTTCGGGCGATTATTTTGACGGCAGAAAAAACTGGTTGGTCGCCTTTTGGTGGAATACGGGGCTGCTGCAAAACAACATTCCCGAAGGGCAGCGCCCGTTTCATCGCCCCTGGTCGGCGCAGGTGAGCATCAACGGCTACTATCTGCCCCTGATGCCCCGCTGGCAGCAACACCTGAACGCCAAATGGAACGCCGGCATTTACCGACATCAAATCGGAATTTCGCGCATCATCCGCCGCCGCGACCAATACAACCCCAACTACTACCTGCTGGAAATCAACCAGTTGTTGCTCTATCGCCCTGCCGAAACAGACCGCAATTATTTAATTTATCCCGCTTTTTGGCGCACGGGCGTTGCCAACAGCACGCTGAATACTTCCCTGACGCGCTTTTATCAAAAAAGCAAAAGCAACGGGCAGGCAAAACTGCTCTTGCGTAGCCCATTTTGGGTAACGCCCGACAATTACGGCTATTTGGAAGCCGAATGGAAACACACCGTTACGGGCAAAAAATCGGACTTGCGGCTGCGCGGCTATGCACGCTTTACGCAAGGTTCGCTGCTGCATTTTGAGTCCGATTTGTACGCGGCAGGCGCAAACCCCGAACAACTGTTGAGCAACCGCTTCACGGAAGCCGCTGTTTTTTCGCCCTTGTTTTTCATTACCGAAGACAGCGAGTGGAACAGGCTGCACATGGCAGGCGGCATGAACATTCGCGGTTTTGCCCCGCAATCTTTCGGGTCGTTGCGGCGTTCGTTCATCGGCAGGCACGGCATCAGCGCCAATGCAGAGTGGGATTTCAGTAAACTAATTGCCGTTCGTTCAAAAAAACTAAAACACTACATCCAAGTAAACAGTTACCTTTTCGCCGATGGCGGGCTGTTGTATAGTCGCCTCAATCGGGGCGAATGGCTGGCTGATGCAGGGTTAGGTGCATACATTACGCTCAATTTGGGCGGCGAGTATCGCGCAACGAAGCCCGTTATTTTGCGCTGCGATGTTCCCTTTTGGGCAAACCGACCCTTGGAAGGGCGCTACTTGAACCTCAACAGATTTATTTTGGGTATCGGTAGGTCTTTATAG
- a CDS encoding cation diffusion facilitator family transporter — protein MQTSFLVLSKKQLLTAALIVGSALALVKFVAYYLTSSDAIFTDALESIVNVVAGAVALYSVTISAKPRDKGHPYGHGKIEFLSSGFEAVLIMLAGAATIGKAIYGFWQTDTIAALDTGIALTVVTGSINYGMGYYLRRQGRKMHSPSLQADGEHLMSDGYTSLGLIIGLALIILTGWEWLDGTMAIIFGGLIIWNGWQIFRHAISGVMDETDEALATEVIAVLQQERRPNWIDVHNLRIIKYGPQLHIDCHLTLPWYLNVEQAHDEVKAVEDIVNVAMENRVEIFIHTDPCVKSSCAVCTIADCAVRKAAFVKKIEWTKEIVMQNSKHEV, from the coding sequence ATGCAAACGTCTTTTCTTGTGCTTTCCAAAAAACAACTGCTGACTGCCGCGCTGATTGTCGGTTCTGCGCTTGCGTTAGTCAAATTTGTTGCCTATTACCTGACCTCATCCGATGCTATTTTTACTGATGCGCTGGAATCCATCGTCAATGTAGTGGCGGGGGCAGTAGCCTTATACAGCGTAACCATTTCCGCCAAACCCCGCGATAAGGGGCATCCTTACGGGCACGGCAAAATAGAGTTTCTCAGTTCGGGCTTTGAAGCAGTACTGATTATGCTGGCAGGCGCGGCAACCATCGGCAAAGCCATCTATGGGTTTTGGCAAACCGATACCATTGCTGCGTTGGATACAGGCATTGCCCTTACCGTTGTTACGGGCAGCATTAACTATGGCATGGGCTACTACCTGCGCAGGCAAGGGCGAAAAATGCACTCACCTTCGCTGCAAGCCGACGGCGAACACCTGATGAGCGACGGCTACACCAGTTTGGGGCTGATTATCGGCTTAGCACTGATTATCCTGACCGGTTGGGAATGGTTAGACGGCACTATGGCGATTATTTTCGGCGGACTGATTATTTGGAACGGCTGGCAAATATTCCGCCATGCTATTTCGGGGGTGATGGACGAAACCGACGAAGCACTGGCAACCGAAGTAATTGCCGTGCTGCAACAGGAACGTCGCCCCAATTGGATTGACGTACACAACCTGCGCATCATCAAATACGGCCCTCAACTGCACATAGACTGCCACCTGACGCTGCCATGGTACCTGAACGTAGAACAGGCGCATGACGAAGTAAAGGCAGTGGAAGACATTGTGAACGTAGCCATGGAAAACCGCGTGGAAATTTTCATTCACACCGACCCTTGCGTCAAAAGTTCTTGCGCGGTTTGCACCATTGCCGACTGTGCGGTCAGAAAAGCCGCATTTGTCAAAAAAATAGAATGGACAAAGGAAATCGTCATGCAAAACAGCAAGCATGAGGTGTGA
- a CDS encoding type II toxin-antitoxin system RelE/ParE family toxin gives MRYFETRFLEEADEFISQLNPKAIRKILYNIDLAEQTNDPKLFKKLQNDIWEFRTRFAGSQIRLLAFWDKTDGKETLVIATHGFIKKVDKVPLNEIDRAVRLRDKYFSNKQKK, from the coding sequence ATGAGGTACTTTGAGACCAGATTTTTAGAAGAAGCCGATGAGTTTATTTCACAACTAAACCCCAAGGCAATCAGGAAAATCCTTTACAATATTGACCTTGCAGAACAAACCAATGACCCCAAACTTTTTAAGAAACTGCAAAATGATATTTGGGAGTTTCGGACAAGGTTCGCAGGCAGCCAAATCAGGTTGCTGGCATTTTGGGACAAAACAGACGGTAAAGAAACTTTGGTGATAGCAACTCATGGTTTTATAAAAAAGGTTGATAAGGTACCATTAAACGAAATTGACCGAGCTGTAAGACTGAGAGATAAGTATTTCAGCAACAAACAAAAAAAGTAA
- a CDS encoding glycosyltransferase family 2 protein, which produces MYLNQKVVVVMPAYNAEKTLERTLKEIPFDIVDELVLVDDASKDNTTELAQKLGIRHVIRHERNKGYGGNQKTCYNKALEIGADIVVMLHPDYQYTPKLITAMVSIIGQGLYPVVFGSRILGKGALKGGMPMYKYISNRFLTLAQNLMMNQKLSEYHTGYRAYSRKVLETVPYERNSDNFVFDNQMIAQIFYHNFEIAEVTCPTKYFDEASSINLRNSIEYGLGVLGVSFRYMLAKMGIAKWHILGDK; this is translated from the coding sequence ATGTATCTCAATCAGAAAGTAGTAGTGGTGATGCCGGCGTATAATGCCGAAAAAACATTAGAACGCACCCTCAAAGAAATTCCTTTTGATATTGTGGACGAATTGGTGCTGGTGGACGATGCCAGCAAAGACAACACCACCGAACTTGCCCAAAAGTTGGGTATCCGCCACGTTATTCGCCATGAGCGCAACAAAGGCTACGGCGGCAACCAAAAAACCTGCTACAACAAGGCACTGGAAATAGGTGCGGACATTGTGGTGATGCTGCACCCCGACTACCAATACACCCCCAAACTGATTACGGCGATGGTTTCCATCATCGGGCAAGGGCTGTATCCGGTGGTGTTCGGCTCACGGATTTTGGGCAAAGGTGCGCTCAAAGGCGGTATGCCGATGTACAAGTACATCTCTAACCGCTTCCTGACGCTGGCGCAGAACCTGATGATGAATCAGAAGTTGTCGGAATACCACACGGGCTATCGTGCCTATTCGCGCAAGGTGTTGGAAACCGTGCCCTATGAGCGCAATTCGGATAATTTTGTGTTTGACAATCAGATGATTGCACAAATATTTTATCATAACTTTGAGATAGCCGAAGTTACCTGCCCGACCAAATATTTTGACGAAGCCTCATCCATCAATTTGCGCAACAGCATTGAGTATGGGTTAGGCGTTCTGGGCGTATCTTTCCGCTACATGCTTGCCAAAATGGGCATTGCCAAATGGCATATTTTGGGGGACAAGTAA
- a CDS encoding isoaspartyl peptidase/L-asparaginase family protein: protein MATGLMAQSQQRIAIAIHGGAGTILKANMTPELEKQYTDKLDEAVSAGYAILQKGGTSLEAVATAIRIMEDSPLFNAGKGAVFTNEGKNELDASVMDGKTLAAGAIAGVTTIKNPIMAAIAVMQKSPHVMMTGRGAETFAEQQGLEIVPNSYFRDERRYQQWLKVKARDSIGEGRIRPELLPDEDAFIKDRKFGTVGCVALDQYGNLAAGTSTGGMTNKRYGRVGDAPIIGAGTYANNETCAVSATGHGEYFIRAVVAHDISALMAYKKMPLKKAADEVVMKKLVKMGGEGGIIAIDNKGNIAMPFNSEGMYRACIYTNGQKKIAIYKE, encoded by the coding sequence ATGGCAACCGGCCTTATGGCGCAATCGCAACAACGCATTGCTATTGCCATTCACGGCGGGGCGGGCACTATTCTGAAAGCCAACATGACCCCCGAATTGGAAAAGCAATACACCGACAAATTGGATGAAGCCGTTTCAGCGGGCTATGCCATTTTGCAAAAAGGCGGTACTTCGCTGGAAGCTGTTGCTACCGCTATTCGCATCATGGAAGATTCGCCGCTGTTCAACGCAGGCAAGGGCGCAGTGTTCACCAACGAAGGAAAAAATGAATTGGATGCTTCCGTAATGGATGGTAAGACATTAGCGGCAGGTGCAATTGCAGGCGTTACAACGATTAAAAACCCGATTATGGCGGCTATTGCCGTGATGCAGAAATCGCCACATGTGATGATGACCGGACGCGGGGCAGAAACTTTTGCCGAACAGCAGGGGCTGGAAATTGTGCCCAACAGCTACTTCCGCGATGAGCGCCGCTACCAGCAATGGCTGAAAGTAAAAGCCCGCGACAGCATCGGCGAAGGCCGCATCCGCCCCGAACTGTTGCCCGATGAAGATGCGTTCATCAAAGACCGCAAGTTCGGTACGGTCGGCTGCGTGGCCTTAGACCAATACGGCAACCTTGCCGCGGGTACTTCCACCGGCGGCATGACTAACAAGCGCTACGGCAGGGTAGGCGATGCACCCATCATTGGGGCGGGAACCTACGCCAATAACGAAACCTGCGCTGTTTCGGCAACGGGGCACGGCGAATACTTCATCCGCGCCGTAGTAGCACATGACATTTCCGCGCTGATGGCTTACAAGAAAATGCCGCTTAAAAAAGCAGCCGATGAGGTTGTGATGAAAAAATTAGTCAAAATGGGTGGTGAAGGCGGCATTATTGCCATAGACAACAAAGGCAATATCGCCATGCCGTTCAATTCGGAAGGAATGTACCGCGCTTGCATCTACACCAACGGGCAAAAGAAAATCGCGATTTACAAAGAATAG
- the rfbC gene encoding dTDP-4-dehydrorhamnose 3,5-epimerase: protein MPFRETPLPGLWIFEPRVFEDERGYFFESFNQQIFEEHLAHPVRFVQDNQSKSGYGVIRGLHFQRGDYAQAKLVRVLSGRVLDVALDIRPESPTFGQHFALELSAANRLQLFIPRGFAHGFAVLSETAEFFYKCDNFYAPQHEGGILYNDPQLNIDWQIPAELQIISAKDKTQPLFASLVGQV from the coding sequence ATGCCTTTTCGCGAAACGCCGCTGCCCGGTCTGTGGATTTTTGAACCGCGTGTATTTGAAGATGAACGCGGCTATTTCTTTGAGAGTTTTAATCAACAGATTTTTGAAGAACACTTAGCGCATCCTGTCCGCTTTGTACAGGACAATCAGTCTAAATCAGGTTATGGCGTAATTCGCGGGCTGCATTTCCAACGCGGCGACTACGCACAGGCAAAGTTGGTGCGTGTGCTGAGCGGTCGGGTGCTGGACGTAGCCTTAGACATTCGCCCCGAATCGCCCACTTTTGGGCAACATTTCGCCCTTGAACTTTCCGCAGCCAACCGCCTGCAATTGTTCATCCCGCGGGGTTTTGCTCACGGCTTTGCCGTATTAAGCGAAACGGCGGAATTTTTTTACAAATGCGACAATTTTTATGCCCCTCAGCACGAAGGCGGCATTTTGTATAACGACCCTCAACTGAATATTGATTGGCAAATTCCTGCCGAACTGCAAATTATTTCTGCCAAAGACAAGACGCAACCCTTATTTGCGTCGCTTGTCGGTCAGGTTTAA
- a CDS encoding helix-turn-helix domain-containing protein, producing MPPKELKTYTLAEMKDKYIGKIGTQERDEYEYELRMDVLGKMIKAVRQERNLTQEELGRLVGVQKSQISKLESSANSATIDTIIKVFKALKAEIHFNVKLEDKFIRLT from the coding sequence ATGCCCCCCAAAGAGCTAAAAACGTACACACTTGCCGAGATGAAGGATAAGTACATCGGTAAAATTGGAACACAAGAGCGTGATGAATACGAGTATGAACTTCGCATGGATGTTTTAGGAAAAATGATTAAGGCCGTCAGACAAGAAAGAAACCTTACACAGGAGGAATTAGGCCGACTTGTTGGCGTTCAAAAATCTCAGATTTCAAAACTTGAAAGCAGTGCTAACAGTGCAACAATTGATACCATTATCAAAGTGTTTAAAGCATTGAAGGCAGAAATTCACTTCAATGTAAAACTTGAAGACAAGTTCATTAGACTTACTTGA
- a CDS encoding DUF983 domain-containing protein, with the protein MALNYWQALAQGKCPSCRKGNMYKYSIFNPTKFTEMHKNCPVCGFKFEIEPGFFYGAMYVGYAISVATIITVFTAINILYPKASLSVFIGSVVVAVLLMIPVNFRYSRIMMLYFFGGVKYKGEAAEEH; encoded by the coding sequence ATGGCATTAAATTATTGGCAAGCATTGGCACAGGGCAAATGCCCCAGCTGTCGCAAAGGAAACATGTACAAATACAGCATCTTCAATCCGACCAAGTTTACGGAGATGCATAAAAACTGTCCGGTTTGCGGCTTTAAGTTTGAAATAGAGCCGGGCTTTTTCTACGGTGCCATGTATGTGGGCTATGCCATTAGCGTGGCTACCATTATTACGGTTTTTACCGCCATCAATATTTTGTATCCGAAGGCCAGTTTGAGTGTATTCATCGGTTCGGTAGTGGTGGCAGTGCTGCTGATGATTCCCGTCAATTTCCGCTATTCGCGGATTATGATGCTTTACTTCTTCGGCGGCGTAAAATACAAAGGCGAAGCGGCAGAAGAGCACTAG
- a CDS encoding acyl-CoA thioesterase yields MQSFLQKSRPVSYSRTTITELMMPHHANFEGRVHAGALLSLMDQVAFTCASRHAGNYCVTASVEEVEFMFPVQVGQLVIVKASVNYVGQSSLIVGVRVDSQDIRSGEMRHTNTSYFHMVAKDEHGKVTSVPPLLLEDPEDVRRFFEGLMRKDARTAMRTKIKKEIESYNFDSALDRLRRERCEIGFDINAIE; encoded by the coding sequence ATGCAATCTTTTTTACAAAAAAGCCGTCCGGTAAGCTATTCGCGCACAACCATCACCGAACTGATGATGCCGCACCATGCCAACTTTGAAGGGCGTGTACATGCCGGTGCCTTGTTGAGCCTGATGGACCAAGTAGCGTTTACGTGTGCCAGCCGCCATGCAGGGAACTACTGTGTAACGGCTTCGGTAGAGGAGGTTGAGTTTATGTTTCCCGTACAAGTAGGGCAGTTGGTCATTGTCAAGGCTTCCGTGAACTATGTAGGGCAAAGCTCCTTGATTGTAGGTGTGCGCGTGGACTCTCAGGATATCCGCAGCGGCGAAATGAGGCATACAAATACAAGCTATTTCCATATGGTGGCTAAAGATGAGCACGGCAAAGTAACTTCTGTACCGCCGCTGTTGCTGGAAGACCCCGAAGATGTGCGTCGTTTTTTTGAAGGCCTGATGCGCAAAGATGCCCGCACTGCCATGCGTACCAAAATCAAAAAAGAGATTGAAAGCTATAACTTTGACAGTGCATTAGACCGTCTGCGTCGCGAACGCTGTGAAATCGGTTTTGATATCAATGCCATAGAATAA